The stretch of DNA gtgctgcagggagtaggcctggggcggggggagaacGACGATGGGGAGAGGGACTGGAGCATGGCGGTAATGGTGCCACTGGTGGCACTGGTAGCGCTCTCCTAAGGCTTCTCCCCCAGGGAAGGAAACCCCCGGCAGATCCAGccccccctgcctgcagcagggtggGAGGCAGGACGTGGCTGTCACCCACCCCGCGATGTCCCGTGACCCCCCCCTCGTACCTGGCAGATGAGGTAGATGCCGAGGAAGACCTGCCCTGTGGACTGCAGGGAGCGGCTGCGTGGCTTCTGGCGGTAGAGCTCACCTGCACCGCTGGCCAGGATGAGGAAGCCGCCGATGATGGCGATGGTCCGGGAGTACATCCGCACCTGCGCCGCGGTCACTGTCACCCCCCCTGGGCCCCTCCGAGGccggggtgggctgggggggaggggtgtaGGAGGGTGTCTCACCTTCAGCCAGTCACCGTAGTGGACGTGGCCACCGACATGGGCAGCGTAGGTGGCCACGGCGAGCTGCAGGGCGGCCCCCAGGGCAAACCAGCGGCGCTTCACCCCGAAGGACATGAAGCTGGCGCAGAGCACGGCCACCCCCATGTCCACGTACAGGTAGGGGACGGGGATGTCCGGCTTCCTGGGGGGCACGGCAGCTCCAGCCTCTGACCCCCACAACCAGCCTTGGCCACGCTCAGTCCCAGAacctccctccagccccctcaAGAACCCCCTCACCCCCTAACACTaccagagccctcccctggCCCCATacagccctccctgccccccccaactgcccctctgcccttcccccagcccccacaCTCCCCTTCACCCAGCCCCACACTTAGCCCAGgagccccctcccagccccacacctACCCCAGGAGCCTGCCAGCCACCCCACACATcaccagctcccccagccccacacctgcCCCAAGCCCTCACGGCCCCACACTTACCCCAGGAGCCCCCCCCACTTAACCAGCTACCCTAGCCCCATACCCTCACGGCCCCACACTTACCCCAGGAGCCCCCCACACCTAaccagctcccccagccccacaccagccccaggccctcACGGCCCCACACTTACCCCAGGAGCCCCCCCACACTTAACCAGCTCCCCCGGCCCCACACCCTCATGGCCCCACACTTACCCCAGGAGCCCCCACACACACTTAACCAGCTCACCTGGCCCCACACTTACCCCAGGAGCCCCCCCACACTTAACCAGCTCCCCCGGCCCcacaccagccccaggccctcACAGCCCCACGCTTGCCCCCCCACACTTAACCAGCTCCCCCGGCCCCACACCCTCACGGCCCCACATAGGCCTCAGGAGCCCCCCCACACATAACCAGCTCCCCCGGCCCCACACCCTCAGGGCCCcacaccagccccaggcccctaggcctccccaccaccaccccgccCCGGGCCTACCGCAGACGCCCACCCGCCCCAGGCCTCCCCCGTCTCGCACCGCCGCCCGTCGGCGCGCTCGGCGCAGAGCAGCAGCCCGCTGAAGCAGTGCCAGAAGGGGAAGCGGGTCAGCAGAACGCCGCCGCCCGCCGTCAGCAGCCGCAacgcccgccgccgccagccgcggcccGCCGCCATCACCGCCAGGCCCGCCCCGCCGGAAGTCCCGGCCCCACGCCGGAAGCTCCGCCCTACGGGAACGCCCCCTTTCCCGCAAAGAAGCCACGCCCCGCTAGTGAAGCGCCGCCCCTCGCGCAAGCTCCGCCCCCAGAGCGCCAGACACGGGTGATGGTTAAAAAAATTTcgggttttattgtttttgcTAAACAATActaaaaaattttcctttttttttttaatttttttttttttttttactttttaactcTTCTAAAGGCAGGGCTTGAATTGTTTGATTTTgatccatttattttaaaaaacaaaacaaaaaaagggaggggggaggatcatggcaaaaaaaaaaaaagaaaaattaaaaaaaaattaaaaaaagaggggaaaaaaaaaaaaaaagaaaaggagggaaaaaacccaacccaggcCCCAGCATGGCACCcgggtggggggtggtggggcagggaggggccaCAGCCCCCCCTCACCCTGCACCCGAGCCCCCCTCAGGCTCCCCGGGCccggtggggtgggagggagtgacagtgagggtttttttgccacGATCCTGGTCAAGAAAACTGctagaagcagaaaatatttaaagaacattttaatatatattcatatatatatttaaagataagaaaaataagactAATTCAAGCCTTGCCCTgtgcaaacaaaattaaaacgAGACCGCGCTGGTCACAAGGGTCCCGGTTCGGCCACCGCAGTCAGCTCgttacttttatttttggagGGGTTGGTGGGCAGGGGGACGGGCAGGGGGAGATCCTCCTATAGGACAGGCAGAGAGGGGGTACATGGGGTGACAGACCCCCTTTAGAAAAGtaaaggggggggcggggttggcagcaggggaaaggggggaggaaaaaggaaaagaaaggtcaaaaaataaaactaacaaAGTCTGACTGGCTGgtaggaaagaaaacatggcGGACAAAAGAAAGTCTGTTAGTCAAGTAATGCATGagcttttaaattattctctttTCTCGTTTGTTTTAAAGTCTAAGGTTTGGAATCGGTTGAGCTCCCCATTAATGAGCTcgaaaaaggaaataaaagttgaaccccccgccgccgccctcccgccTCCGGTGGTGGCTCGGTGGCGGGGCAGCGGGGGAGTCCCCGGCGCCGGGAGGTGGGCCTCAGGACGAGAGGGAGGTCTCCTTCTGTGTCTGCTGTGCTTGTGAACGCTGCATTACCTTTTGGCTTTCCACGTCTCGAAAATGTTTCTCCACCTGCCAGCGGGGAGGATGGGATGGACAGAAAGAGGGGTTTAGCGAaggcagggtgggcaggggaTCTGCAGCAGGCAGGCGAGCCCACCCAAGGAGGGACCACGGGTGTCCCCAGGGATGTGACACCCTCCCGGCgtccccagtgccaccagaCCCCCCTGCCCGTACTCACTATTTTGCGTACGTGACTCAGCGCGCTTCCCTCTTTGCCTTTACAGTTTTCCACTTGATAGGGAGGGGCGATAACGACTTCTTCCATCACAACTATGTTCTTCTCCTGCCATTTACAGTCCTTaatgctgcagggaagggaaaaagggtCAGTGAAGGCAACTGCCTGGGGCTCTGGGCTGCGCTCCCgcatcccccagcccctctgaaaGCCACCACCCAACCCCAGCATGGTCCCACCACCCACCTCAGACCCACATCTCGCTGAGGAGGTGACGTGGGTGCAAAAGCCACCCAGTACCTCCTGGGTACCCAACCAGAGATGGGTGCAAGCCCGCAGGGACGGGCACGCCGCTGGTGCGTGCCAGGAAGAGGCAGGGATCCAGCAGGCAGCCATCCTGCCCCCGAGGACTGCGCGGCTCTGGTCGGCATGTCCCAGGACACGCTGGCAGCATTTCATGGTGACGCCAAGGGACAAGGCAATGCAAACCCCTCCCCGGGCTACACAGGGATACAAGCAACTCCCAGCCAGCAGCGTGGGGGGCCGAGGCAGAGCGCAGGAGGCACCGGTGGGACTGACGAGGGGACTTACGTCTTATGTATAGTCTGGAAGAGCTGCTGCCCCTCCAGAGAGACACCAGCACTAATTGCATACGCCTGGCtcatcttctcttccttctccgTCCGCGCTTTGTTGGCAAGCTGGAGGGGAGACAAAGAGAGAGGGAGCTCAGCTGAGCATCACCGGAGCGGCCATTAGAGCTCCAAGGGGACGCAGGTCCCACTCACAGATACAGCTCTGCTGCTCGCTGTCCGGCTCGCCAATTAAATCAGGGTAACGATGAGCGTGCAATCTCCACCCTCCCACTACACCTTTCTCCGCACATCCCAGAGTGCCGCAGGGATTTCACGCCACGGCCTAATTCCTTTTTGAGTCACCGTCACCACTGTCTGCGTCCCCCTGATATTTTGGGGATGTGGGCACTGTCTTTTCGCATGCCCCTGTTCAGGCACAGGGAAGAAATCAGCTGCCAGGGGTCAGACGCATGCACATCAACTTCCCCTCTGCCTTTTCCAAATTAATTGCTGCATTTTACATCCAAACCACCTTCCACTGCTTGCTGTTTACTCAGGGGGTGAGGATGGGAAAGACAAGCCCAGAACAAACATTACATTAGGGCTTGTGGGGTGTAAAAGCCTCCGTACAGACCACGCAGAAGTATGAGCAACTTTATCCTGGAGCAGTTACTCtgttccaaataaaaaaaaattaaataaaataaataaaaaagcagaatcaGTTATTTGGGAGTCACCCCGGCAGCACACAACATCCGTGTGTGGGGAAGTGTGATTACACTGGCAGGGTCCTGGAGTAGAGAGGGGAAACCCCAAGCCTGGCATCCCTTGTGTTAAATCCCACAGCcacaggaggagaaggagctgcagctgcctggagGCAGGATACGGGCAGGCGGCGCTGGACCAGCTGCCTTTCCTCAGCTGGAGCTGCCGCAGTGGAAGAGCCACATTAGCATTGCCGCCCACGCcagccctcctcttcctcctcctcacgcCTGCAAGCGCTCCCCAAGCCAGGCCGGCTTTCTCCGTGCTGCGTGAGGACGGCTTCACCCTTTCTAAAGCCCTCTCTAGGTACGGAAAGCCTGAGTTCCCACTGAACGGGGGCACTTTTTGTAGCAAATAATGCCAGTAAGGGACAGGCTTCCCTATCCCAGCCAGCCCATCTCCTGAAACAGCAGCCACCAGGCAGACACAGCCCATTGCACCTCCTCTCCGTGCCCAGGTGAGAGGGGTTTGCTGCTGCAACATTCGTTTGCTCACCATGTGCTCCTCAGCCTCCTGGTGAGCAAGGCAAGCCTTAACAGGGGTACAGGATCCTTTCTTTGCCCCAGCACAAGCTGTCTCTGAAGCCACTCACCCCACTCCACGTAGGAATTGCTCTCTCCAAGACCACCAGTCAGGCTTCCAGACTGGTTTGGAAGACTGGACGCAACATTCCCCAGTAACCTTCCTGCATCCAAGTCGTGCACGCAACCACCAGCCTTCTCTGGGGCTGCACCAACACTTCACCCGACCAGGGCTACCTCCCGAGGCCAGCATACCTGGTTCTCAGCCGGCTCTATTGCCTGTGCCAAAGCATCCCCTCTGTCACGATGCGGATGGGCTGGAACTGCGGCACGAAGCATATGAACTGCCTCTGCCGTGCCCACCACGGGCTCACCCCCAGCAAGATCTCCTTCCCACCCAGCAGCCCATTCCCTGCAGCAGGGTTCATAGCACAGACCATCGCAGGGTGCATATGAAGTTTAGATCTGCTTTGGccatttttaaaacttgctttaCCAGGCCTTGGGATGCTCCTCCTGCTCAAATCAGCAGCTGCATcagctcctccttccctgcccgcTCACATGCAACTCCCAGGAGAGATGTGCACGCTGAGGCAGACAGGTCCAGCTTTGGGACAACCCTGCGAGGAGGCAGGTGACAAGACGCCACCGCAAGAAGACAGGGAAACCCCAGAGAGGTGCGGGCGAAGAGCAGCCCCTCGTGTACTGCCATCACGGGCAGCATCCCAACATTACTTCATCAGGCACTTCTAGACCCCAGGATTAACAGCACCCAGCAAGGCCCA from Haliaeetus albicilla chromosome 7, bHalAlb1.1, whole genome shotgun sequence encodes:
- the TMEM101 gene encoding transmembrane protein 101, with amino-acid sequence MAAGRGWRRRALRLLTAGGGVLLTRFPFWHCFSGLLLCAERADGRRKPDIPVPYLYVDMGVAVLCASFMSFGVKRRWFALGAALQLAVATYAAHVGGHVHYGDWLKVRMYSRTIAIIGGFLILASGAGELYRQKPRSRSLQSTGQVFLGIYLICQAYSLQHSKEDRLAYLNHLLGGELALQLLFILYGLLALAFLSGYYVRAAAQVLAVLLPLAILLIDGNIGYWHDSRRVEFWNQMKLIGQNVGIFGAVVILATDG
- the LSM12 gene encoding protein LSM12, which produces MAAPGEYFSVGSQVSCRTCQEQRLQGEVVAFDYPSKMLALKCPSSSGKPNHADILLVNLQYVSEVEIINDRTGTPPPLASLNVSKLANKARTEKEEKMSQAYAISAGVSLEGQQLFQTIHKTIKDCKWQEKNIVVMEEVVIAPPYQVENCKGKEGSALSHVRKIVEKHFRDVESQKVMQRSQAQQTQKETSLSS